In a single window of the Thermus amyloliquefaciens genome:
- a CDS encoding DUF420 domain-containing protein has translation MKELLGLLAVWSIVLSGLALVVGVALIRRGNRVWHHRAMLTATSLALLFLVFYLAKWALHGTTAYGGPEAWRGAYYLLLFTHTLLAAVNGPLALYVIWRAFRGEFVLHKRWAKVLVPIWLYVAASGWVIYLVLKRYGVETGTIAF, from the coding sequence GTGAAGGAGCTTTTGGGTTTGCTGGCGGTGTGGAGCATCGTGCTCTCGGGGCTGGCGCTTGTGGTGGGGGTGGCCCTGATCCGAAGGGGGAATAGGGTCTGGCATCACCGGGCCATGCTCACGGCCACCTCCCTGGCCCTTCTTTTCCTGGTCTTTTACCTGGCCAAGTGGGCCCTTCACGGCACCACCGCCTACGGGGGGCCTGAGGCCTGGCGGGGGGCTTACTACCTCCTCCTCTTTACCCATACCCTGCTGGCGGCGGTCAACGGGCCGCTGGCCCTTTACGTGATCTGGCGGGCCTTCAGGGGGGAGTTTGTGCTCCACAAGCGCTGGGCCAAGGTGCTGGTGCCCATCTGGCTCTATGTGGCCGCATCGGGTTGGGTGATTTATCTCGTGCTGAAGCGGTACGGGGTGGAAACGGGAACTATCGCCTTCTAG
- a CDS encoding septum site-determining protein MinC, with protein MRLRATPKALALRLDGGETPEELRNLRLPEGLPLEVEVAGPVSGSLLQALLELGRPLTLVPPRKPSPAGTLVLSKTLRSGERVQHPGTVVVLGDVNPGAEVVAGGDVIVVGKLRGLAHAGAGGDEERFIFALELAAKQVRIGPHLAQAPEGLEARGPEIARVQEGTIVVEPARRR; from the coding sequence ATGCGGCTTCGCGCCACCCCTAAAGCCCTAGCCCTGCGCCTGGACGGCGGGGAAACCCCGGAAGAACTCCGAAACCTGAGGTTGCCGGAGGGCCTTCCCCTCGAGGTGGAGGTGGCCGGGCCCGTGTCCGGTAGCCTTCTTCAGGCCCTCCTGGAGCTGGGCCGGCCCCTCACCCTGGTGCCCCCCAGGAAGCCCTCACCGGCCGGTACCCTGGTCCTAAGCAAAACCCTCCGCTCCGGCGAACGGGTGCAGCACCCGGGCACGGTGGTGGTCCTGGGGGACGTGAACCCGGGAGCCGAGGTGGTGGCGGGGGGGGACGTGATCGTGGTGGGCAAACTGCGGGGCCTGGCCCACGCGGGGGCGGGAGGCGACGAGGAGCGCTTCATCTTTGCCCTGGAGCTGGCTGCCAAGCAGGTGCGCATCGGCCCCCATCTGGCCCAGGCGCCGGAGGGCCTGGAGGCGCGGGGCCCCGAGATCGCCCGCGTCCAGGAGGGAACCATCGTGGTGGAGCCCGCTAGAAGGCGATAG